The Streptomyces sp. NBC_00286 nucleotide sequence GCGTCGTCGTGCACCTCGCCGACCACGACCCGGAGCAGGCCCGTACGGCCGCCGCGCTCGGCGCCGGCACGGACGAGGAGCCCGCGGGCCCCGTCGACCTGGCGATCGTCGCGGCGCCGCCCGCACACGTGGCCACGACGCTCGCCGACGCGATGCGGCGCGGGCTCGCGCGCGGCTACCTGGACGTGGCCAGCGTCAAGGGTGGGCCGCGCCGTGAGCTGGAGGCGCTGGGGCTCGACCTCTCCGCGTACATCGGTTCGCATCCCATGTCGGGCCGTGAGAAGTCGGGCCCGCTGGCCGCGACCGGGGACCTCTTCGAGGGACGGCCCTGGGTGCTGACGCCGACCCGGGACACCGACACCGAAGTGCTCAACCTCGCCCTGGAGTTGGTGTCGCACTGCCGTGCCGTACCGGTCGTGATGGACGCCGACGCCCACGACCGCGCGGTGGCGCTGGTCTCCCACATGCCCCACCTGGTGTCCAGCATGGTCGCCGCGCGTCTGGAGAACGCCGAGGAGGCGGCCGTACGTCTCTGCGGCCAGGGCATCCGTGACGTGACCCGGATCGCGGCCTCCGAGCCCCGGATGTGGATCGACATCCTGTCCGCGAACCCGGGCCCGGTCGCCGACCTCCTCGCGGACGTCTCCGCAGACCTGGACGAAACGGTGCAGGCCCTGCGCGCCCTCCAGTCCTCCGACGAGGCCAAGCGCCGCGAGGGCGCCTCCGGCATCGAGGACGTCCTGCGCCGCGGCAACGCCGGCCAGGTCCGCGTCCCCGGCAAACACGGCGCCGCCCCCACGGTGTACGAGAGCGTCGTCGTCCTCATCAACGACCAGCCGGGCCAACTGGCCCGCATCTTCGCGGACGCGGGCGCCGCGGGCGTCAACATCGAGGACGTACGAATCGAGCACGCCACGGGTCAGCAGGCGGGCCTGGTGGAGTTGATGGTGAAGCCGACGGTGGCACCGGTGCTGACGGCGGCGTTGCGGGAGCGGGGCTGGGCGATCCGGCAGTAGCGGCCGGGGGCGCCCCTGTGTCCGGGTGTCGCCGAGTCGGCGGTCGGAGGCTGCCGCAGCCGTCCCGGAGCCCGGGAGGCGCCCTGGCGCCGGGCGGTGCGAGGGCGGCGTCGAGGATTGGTCGGCTGCGTTGCGGGAGCGAGGGTGGGCGATCCGGCAGTAGGCATGGGTCGGCCGGAGGCCAGTAATACCGGGCTCGGGGAGACAGTAACCTTGTGCGGGGCGCGATCGTGCCCCTGCCAGCCCACCACCCCGTACCAGGAAGGTGCCCGCACCCGTGGAAACCAGCGCCGCCCGGACCGCTCCGGCAGTGATCGTCGCCATTGACGGCCCCTCCGGCACGGGCAAGTCGAGCACCTCGAAGGCCGTCGCGGCCCAGCTCGGTCTGAGCTACCTCGACACCGGCGCCCAGTACCGGGCGATCACCTGGTGGATGGTGAACAACGGCATAGACGTCAGCGACCCCACCGCGATCGCCGCCGTGGCCGCGAAGCCCGAGATCGTGTCCGGTACGGACCCCTCGGCGCCGACCATCACGGTGGACGGCACGGACGTCTCGAGCCCGATCCGCACTCAGGAGGTCACCTCCAAGGTCAGCGCGGTCAGCGCCGTGCCCGAGGTGCGCGCGCGGATCACCGAACTGCAGCGCTCGGTCGCCGCGTCAGCCGAGGGCGGCATCGTCGTCGAGGGCCGGGACATCGGGACCACCGTCCTGCCCGACGCCGACGTGAAGATCTTCCTCACCGCGTCCCCGGAGGCCCGCGCCGCCCGCCGCAGCGGTGAGCTGAAGGGCGCCGACCTGCACACGACCCGCGAGGCCCTGCTCAAGCGGGACGCGGCCGACTCCAGCCGTAAGACCTCGCCGCTCGCCAAGGCGGACGACGCGGTCGAGGTGGACACCTCCGACCTCACGCTCCAGCAGGTCATCGAGTGCGTCGTCACCCTCGTCGAGGAGAAGCGGGCAGCGAAGTGACCGAGCCACCTTCGGCACGCGGTGCCGAGGTCGGGCGGCGCATCGGCGTCGGCCTGATGTACGGGCTGTGGAAGCCGCGCGTCCTGGGCGCCTGGAAGGTCCCCGCGACCGGCCCGGTGATCCTCGCCGCCAACCACTCCCACAACATCGACGGTCCGATGGTCATCGGTGTGGCGCCCCGACCGTCGCACTTCCTGGTCAAGAAGGAGGCGTTCGTCGGCCCGCTCGGCCCCTTCATGCACGCCGTCGGCCAGCTGAAGGTGGACCGCTCGATCGCCGACCGTACGGCCATCACCCAGGCCCTCGGCGTCCTGGAGAACGGCGGAGTCCTCGGCATCTTCCCCGAGGGCAGCCGCGGTGAGGGCGACTTCGCCGCGCTGCGCGCTGGGCTCGCCTACTTCGCCGTACGCAGCGGAGCGCCGGTCGTTCCGGTCGCCGTCCTGGGAAGTACGGAGCGGCGCGGACGGTTGATAAAGGCGCTGCCTCCGCTGCGCAGCCGGGTCGACGTCGTCTTCGGCGACCCTTTTGAAGCGGGCGACGGCAGCGGGCGGCGTACGCGCAAGGCGCTCGACGAGGCGACCGGGCGCATCCAGAAGCAGCTCGCCGCCCACCTGGAAGACGCCAGGCGCCTCACCGGCCGCCTGGAAAACGCCCGGCGTCCCAGCACGCACTAGGCGACACTTGAGTAGTGGATCACCCGGAATCAGGGGGTTCCACCGATCACCACGATGAACGACGAGGTACGGACTTCATGAACGACCACATCCAGCCCGACGGCTCGGAGCACGAGCACGGGGCACTTGGCGATGCCGAGTTCGCGGAGTTCATGGAGCTCGCCGCGGAAGAGGGCTTCGACGTCGAGGACGTCGAGGGCGCGATCGAGGCGGCCGGACACGGCCCGCTTCCGGTCCTCGCCGTCATCGGCCGCCCGAATGTCGGCAAGTCGACCCTGGTGAACCGCATCATCGGCCGCCGCGAGGCGGTCGTCGAGGACAAGCCCGGCGTCACCCGCGACCGCGTGACGTACGAGGCCGAGTGGGCGGGCCGGCGCTTCAAGGTCGTCGACACCGGCGGCTGGGAGCAGGATGTCCTGGGCATCGACGCGTCCGTGGCCGCGCAGGCCGAGTACGCGATCGACGCGGCCGACGCGGTCGTCTTCGTCGTGGACGCCAAGGTCGGCGCGACCGACACCGACGAGGCGGTCGTCCGGCTGCTGCGCAAGGCGGGCAAGCCCGTCGTGCTGTGCGCCAACAAGGTCGACGGCCCGAGCGGCGAGGCCGACGCGGCGTACCTGTGGTCCCTCGGCCTCGGCGAGCCGCACCCCGTCTCCGCCCTGCACGGCCGCGGCACCGGCGACATGCTGGACGCCGTACTGGAGGCACTGCCGGACTCCCCGGCGCAGACCTTCGGGACCGCGGTCGGCGGCCCCCGCCGTATCGCCCTCATCGGCCGCCCGAATGTCGGCAAGTCGTCTCTGCTGAACAAGGTGGCGGGCGAGGAGCGCGTGGTCGTCAACGAGGTCGCGGGCACCACCCGTGACCCGGTCGACGAACTCATCGAACTCGGCGGAGTCACCTGGAAGTTCGTGGACACGGCGGGCATCCGCAAGCGCGTCCACCTCCAGCAGGGCGCCGACTACTACGCCTCGCTGCGCACGGCCGCCGCCGTGGAGAAGGCGGAGCTCGCGGTGATCCTCATCGATGCCTCCGAGTCCATCTCCGTCCAGGACCAGCGCATCGTGACGATGGCCGTGGAGGCGGGCCGCGCGATCGTCGTCGCCTTCAACAAGTGGGACAC carries:
- a CDS encoding lysophospholipid acyltransferase family protein, which codes for MTEPPSARGAEVGRRIGVGLMYGLWKPRVLGAWKVPATGPVILAANHSHNIDGPMVIGVAPRPSHFLVKKEAFVGPLGPFMHAVGQLKVDRSIADRTAITQALGVLENGGVLGIFPEGSRGEGDFAALRAGLAYFAVRSGAPVVPVAVLGSTERRGRLIKALPPLRSRVDVVFGDPFEAGDGSGRRTRKALDEATGRIQKQLAAHLEDARRLTGRLENARRPSTH
- the cmk gene encoding (d)CMP kinase; translated protein: METSAARTAPAVIVAIDGPSGTGKSSTSKAVAAQLGLSYLDTGAQYRAITWWMVNNGIDVSDPTAIAAVAAKPEIVSGTDPSAPTITVDGTDVSSPIRTQEVTSKVSAVSAVPEVRARITELQRSVAASAEGGIVVEGRDIGTTVLPDADVKIFLTASPEARAARRSGELKGADLHTTREALLKRDAADSSRKTSPLAKADDAVEVDTSDLTLQQVIECVVTLVEEKRAAK
- a CDS encoding prephenate dehydrogenase; its protein translation is MRTALVIGTGLIGTSAALALVGRGVVVHLADHDPEQARTAAALGAGTDEEPAGPVDLAIVAAPPAHVATTLADAMRRGLARGYLDVASVKGGPRRELEALGLDLSAYIGSHPMSGREKSGPLAATGDLFEGRPWVLTPTRDTDTEVLNLALELVSHCRAVPVVMDADAHDRAVALVSHMPHLVSSMVAARLENAEEAAVRLCGQGIRDVTRIAASEPRMWIDILSANPGPVADLLADVSADLDETVQALRALQSSDEAKRREGASGIEDVLRRGNAGQVRVPGKHGAAPTVYESVVVLINDQPGQLARIFADAGAAGVNIEDVRIEHATGQQAGLVELMVKPTVAPVLTAALRERGWAIRQ
- the der gene encoding ribosome biogenesis GTPase Der; the protein is MNDHIQPDGSEHEHGALGDAEFAEFMELAAEEGFDVEDVEGAIEAAGHGPLPVLAVIGRPNVGKSTLVNRIIGRREAVVEDKPGVTRDRVTYEAEWAGRRFKVVDTGGWEQDVLGIDASVAAQAEYAIDAADAVVFVVDAKVGATDTDEAVVRLLRKAGKPVVLCANKVDGPSGEADAAYLWSLGLGEPHPVSALHGRGTGDMLDAVLEALPDSPAQTFGTAVGGPRRIALIGRPNVGKSSLLNKVAGEERVVVNEVAGTTRDPVDELIELGGVTWKFVDTAGIRKRVHLQQGADYYASLRTAAAVEKAELAVILIDASESISVQDQRIVTMAVEAGRAIVVAFNKWDTLDEERRYYLEREIETELAQVSWAPRVNVSAHTGRHMEKLVPAIETALAGWETRVPTGRLNAFLGELVASHPHPIRGGKQPRILFGTQAGTKPPRFVLFASGFIEHGYRRFIERRLREEFGFEGTPIHISVRVREKRGKKK